The Longimicrobium sp. DNA segment AGGCAGGCACAAAAACACCTCGCCGGAGTCACCTTCCCGGCGCCGAAGGATACGGGGACGGCGTGGCGCGCTGGGGCGAGTCTCCGAATGGATCGCGGCGCCGGGCCGGCGCTGCTTCCTCGCTGCGGCATCTCGGTGCACGGACCGCGCTGTCGTGCGGCTTGCCCCCGCCGGGCGGCCGAGCCGATCAGGAGAAGGAGAGCGAGGCCGCCCCGCGTTGTACGGCGTTGGCCGTGTCTTCCTGCGAAGGTTATAGGGGCCCGAAGCCGCAACCGCGCGGCGCCCCCCGGCTCGCCGGTTCCCGAGGTCCCGCATGGCGAACGCCACATCGGAAAAGTTCGGCTTCCCCGGCACGCTCGTCGCCGAGACGGCGCACTGGTCCGTGCTGGTCCGCCCGCAGCAGGTCACGCTCGGCTCCCTCGTCCTCGTCTGCCGCGAACCGGCCACCGCCTTCGGCGCGGTGAGCCCGCAAGCCTTCACCGACCTGCACGGAGTGGTCGCGCGCGTGGAGCGCATGCTGCGGGACTTCGTGGGCTACGAAAAGATCAACTACCTGATGCTCATGATGGTTGATCCGGACGTGCACTTCCACGTCTTCCCGCGCTATGCCGGGCAGCGCGAGCATGCCGGCGTCGCCTTTCCCGATGCCGGCTGGCCCGGCCCACCCGCGCTGGCGCAGGCGGTGCAGCCCGAGGCGGCGGTGCTCGACGGCCTGGTCGCGGCGCTGCGGTCGCGCTGGCCGGCGGGGGAGAGCGCGTGATACCCGGCGTGCCAGGCGTTCCGCCGGGCGACTGGCGCCAGCCGCGGGCGGGCCCATAGCGCATCCTCCCCCTCGTGGGTC contains these protein-coding regions:
- a CDS encoding HIT family protein codes for the protein MANATSEKFGFPGTLVAETAHWSVLVRPQQVTLGSLVLVCREPATAFGAVSPQAFTDLHGVVARVERMLRDFVGYEKINYLMLMMVDPDVHFHVFPRYAGQREHAGVAFPDAGWPGPPALAQAVQPEAAVLDGLVAALRSRWPAGESA